One region of Armigeres subalbatus isolate Guangzhou_Male chromosome 3, GZ_Asu_2, whole genome shotgun sequence genomic DNA includes:
- the LOC134223473 gene encoding farnesol dehydrogenase: MERWSGKVAIVTGASSGIGAAIAKDLAKAGMVVVGLARRVDRVEALKTDLPTAAADRLHAVKCDVSKEEDILQVFKWVEKKFGGVDVLINNAGISRQTELINADNTQELREVLDTNVLGLVLCSREAYQSMKKRSVDGHIVHINSVLGHKVLNFPHLNIYPASKHAVTAITETMRNELRNAGTKIKITSISPGVVRTEILPESFVEQGHPMLESEDISEAVLYVLGTPPRVQIHEVIIRPVGEKF, translated from the exons ATGGAACGTTGGTCGGGAAAAGTAGCCATCGTAACCGGCGCTAGTTCGGGAATCGGTGCCGCTATCGCGAAAGATTTGGCTAAAGCGGGAATGGTGGTCGTCGGATTGGCGCGACGAGTGGACCGTGTCGAAGCATTGAAGACCGATTTGCCCACAGCGGCTGCCGATCGTCTCCATGCCGTCAAGTGCGATGTATCCAAGGAGGAAGACATTCTGCAGGTGTTCAAGTGGGTGGAGAAGAAGTTCGGGGGTGTTGATGTTTTGATCAACAATGCCGGAATCTCTCGACAAACGGAATTGATAAACGCTGACAACACCCAGGAGCTTCGAGAAGTATTGGATACCAACGTGCTGGGACTGGTACTGTGCAGTAGGGAGGCTTATCAATCGATGAAGAAGCGGTCGGTCGATGGCCACATTGTGCACATCAACAGCGTCCTTGGCCACAAAGTGCTGAACTTTCCACATTTGAATATTTATCCTGCTTCTAAGCATGCTGTCACCGCCATTACCGAAACTATGCGAAACGAGCTTAGAAATGCTGGGACCAAAATTAAAATTACG AGTATCAGCCCTGGTGTGGTCCGCACAGAAATTTTACCGGAATCATTCGTAGAACAAGGCCATCCAATGTTAGAATCGGAAGATATTTCCGAAGCTGTTTTATATGTTCTTGGAACGCCACCACGAGTGCAAATCCATGAAGTCATAATCAGACCAGTTGGCGAGAAGTTCTAG
- the LOC134223472 gene encoding farnesol dehydrogenase-like, with protein MERWSGKVAIVTGASSGIGAATAKDLVKAGMVVVGLARRVDRVEALKTDLPASAADRLHAVKCDVSKEEDILQVFKWVEEKFGGVDVLINNAGIVRQTDLIDADNTKMLREVLDTNVLGLVLCSREAYQSMKKRSVDGHIVHINSVLGHTVLNFPHLNVYPASKHAVTAITETMRNELRTAGTKIKITSISPGVVRTEIVPESFIEQGHPMLESEDISEAVLYVLGTPPRVQIHEVIIKPVGETF; from the exons ATGGAACGTTGGTCGGGAAAAGTAGCCATCGTAACCGGCGCTAGTTCGGGAATCGGTGCCGCAACCGCGAAAGATTTGGTCAAAGCAGGAATGGTGGTCGTTGGACTGGCACGCCGTGTGGACCGTGTCGAAGCACTGAAGACTGACTTGCCCGCATCGGCGGCCGATCGTCTCCATGCCGTCAAGTGCGATGTGTCCAAGGAGGAAGACATTCTGCAGGTGTTCAAGTGGGTAGAGGAGAAGTTCGGAGGTGTTGATGTTTTGATCAATAATGCTGGAATCGTACGGCAAACGGATTTGATAGATGCCGATAACACCAAAATGCTGCGAGAAGTGTTGGATACGAACGTGCTGGGACTGGTGCTGTGCAGTCGGGAGGCTTATCAATCGATGAAGAAACGGTCGGTCGATGGCCACATTGTGCATATCAACAGCGTCCTTGGTCACACAGTGCTCAACTTCCCACATTTGAATGTTTATCCTGCTTCCAAGCATGCTGTTACTGCCATTACCGAAACTATGCGGAACGAGCTGAGAACTGCTGGGACCAAGATTAAAATAACG AGTATCAGCCCTGGTGTGGTGCGCACAGAAATTGTACCGGAATCTTTCATAGAACAAGGTCACCCAATGTTAGAATCGGAAGACATTTCCGAAGCCGTTTTATATGTGCTTGGAACGCCACCACGAGTGCAAATCCATGAAGTCATAATCAAACCAGTTGGTGAAACGTTCTAG
- the LOC134223474 gene encoding farnesol dehydrogenase-like produces the protein MERWSGKVAVVTGASSGIGAAIAKDLAKAGLVVVGLARRVDRVEALKADLPEAAGDLLYAVKCDVSNEEDILQVFKWVEKKFGGVDVLVNNAGVLRETDLIESDNTKMLREVLDTNVLGLVLCSREAYQSMKKRSVDGHIVHINSIVGHNVLNFPKFNIYPASKHAVTAITETMRNELRNAGTKIKITSISPGVVRTEILPDTFVDEGYPMLESEDISEAVLFALGTPPRVQIHEVIIKPVGEKF, from the exons ATGGAACGTTGGTCGGGAAAAGTAGCTGTCGTAACCGGCGCAAGCTCTGGGATCGGTGCCGCGATCGCGAAGGATTTGGCCAAAGCGGGACTGGTGGTCGTTGGATTGGCACGCAGAGTGGACCGTGTCGAAGCATTGAAGGCTGATTTGCCGGAAGCGGCTGGCGATCTTCTCTATGCCGTCAAATGCGATGTGTCCAACGAAGAAGACATTCTGCAGGTGTTCAAGTGGGTGGAGAAGAAGTTCGGAGGAGTTGATGTTTTGGTCAACAATGCCGGAGTTCTCCGAGAAACGGATTTGATAGAGTCCGATAATACCAAGATGCTTAGAGAAGTATTGGACACAAACGTTTTGGGGCTGGTGCTGTGTAGTCGGGAGGCCTATCAATCAATGAAGAAACGATCGGTCGATGGTCATATCGTGCATATCAACAGCATTGTTGGCCACAATGTGCTGAACTttccaaaattcaatatttatcCTGCTTCTAAACATGCTGTCACCGCCATTACCGAAACTATGCGGAACGAACTGAGAAACGCCGGAACCAAGATTAAAATTACG AGTATCAGTCCTGGTGTGGTCCGCACAGAAATTCTACCGGATACATTCGTAGATGAAGGCTATCCAATGCTAGAATCGGAAGACATTTCCGAAGCTGTTTTATTTGCGCTTGGAACGCCTCCACGAGTGCAAATCCATGAAGTCATAATCAAGCCAGTTGGTGAGAAGTTCTAA